One window of Chloroflexus aggregans DSM 9485 genomic DNA carries:
- a CDS encoding anti-sigma regulatory factor yields the protein MESITFRIQREADVYVALSAGRRLANELQFSETDRTRIEICILELAHNLIRHAGGGEITLTQVHRDPAQIGLAVESRDTGPGIPDVELALRDGYSTIHSLGAGLPGVRRLMDDFHIDSTPGVGTTVRAVKWRTSHR from the coding sequence ATGGAATCGATAACGTTTCGCATTCAGCGTGAAGCAGATGTCTATGTTGCGCTGAGTGCCGGTCGCCGACTCGCTAACGAACTACAATTTAGTGAGACCGACCGTACTCGGATCGAAATCTGCATTCTCGAACTGGCGCACAATCTGATTCGTCACGCCGGTGGCGGTGAGATCACGCTTACCCAAGTTCATCGTGATCCCGCCCAGATCGGGCTGGCCGTAGAGTCACGCGATACCGGTCCCGGCATCCCCGATGTCGAGCTGGCCTTGCGTGATGGCTACAGCACGATCCATTCACTCGGCGCGGGGTTGCCCGGAGTACGCCGGTTGATGGATGACTTTCATATTGATTCGACACCCGGCGTCGGAACGACGGTCCGGGCGGTGAAATGGCGGACAAGCCACCGTTGA
- the dtd gene encoding D-aminoacyl-tRNA deacylase: MRAVIQRVTEASVTVAGQVVGAIGPGLLILLGVNQTDTLDDVALLAEKIAHLRIFSDEEGKFNLSLLDTGGAALVVSQFTLYADTRKGRRPSFTAAARPEIAAPLVDTFTTALRTYGIPVATGVFGAMMQVALVNDGPVTIVMDSAELRLPRRAK; encoded by the coding sequence ATGCGTGCCGTCATTCAGCGTGTCACCGAAGCATCGGTGACGGTAGCCGGTCAAGTTGTAGGAGCGATTGGCCCCGGTCTCCTTATTCTATTAGGTGTCAACCAGACCGATACGCTCGACGATGTTGCGCTCCTTGCCGAAAAGATCGCCCATCTTCGTATTTTTAGCGATGAAGAAGGCAAATTTAATCTCTCGCTGCTCGATACCGGTGGCGCAGCCTTGGTCGTGTCGCAGTTTACCCTCTATGCCGACACCCGCAAGGGCCGCCGTCCGAGTTTTACCGCCGCTGCCCGACCCGAAATCGCTGCTCCTCTGGTCGATACGTTCACCACAGCGCTACGTACATACGGCATCCCGGTTGCCACCGGCGTCTTTGGTGCTATGATGCAGGTTGCTCTCGTCAACGATGGCCCGGTCACGATTGTGATGGATAGTGCCGAATTACGCTTACCACGTCGGGCAAAGTAG